The Primulina huaijiensis isolate GDHJ02 unplaced genomic scaffold, ASM1229523v2 scaffold42507, whole genome shotgun sequence genome contains the following window.
ACGGGCCGGAAGTTATCAGTGCGTACCTAAAAAACTAGTCAAACAAAGGATAGTTCAATATTTCTTCCTTAATCCTCCGGTAATAAGTCATACCAAACGTGGCCTAAATCTATTATAAACCAGGTTTTTACCGCAAGATAGAGATGTATTATTTTTGTGAATGATAAATCTGAAAACTCAAAACTTGAATACCTACAAAATTCATTTGATGAATGGTAAATCTCAGTTCTGTAGTCTGAATTACAGATTTCTGCCTGTGTTAAAAAGAGATGGAGGCTATTTCTGTCTCGGTCCAAAActcattataattattattactgtCTGGTGCAAATGGGAGATCAAAGCAAGGATATTGGTCATTGCTTTCAAAGTAAACTCAAACGAGCTGAGATGGATCAAGAATGCTGTTCTAAGGGCTTGTTTGACATGCACGGTCGGGGATCGATGAAATGCATGGACAATGTAACTGTTCAAAACATTTTGAAGAAGTTGAAAGAATCAGAAATGAGCGTCCATGAACTTGAAGAGGGATTGGAAGCTTTGTTCAGGAGTTCAGTGAAAACAAGAGTTTCTCTTCTTAATATTCTGAACGATCATTAGTCCCTTGGACTTGccctaaaatttaaaattttgattgtaCTTCTATACAAGACTGAGGGAAATCATACACTCGAATCTCGCATATGATTATCGAATAAATTCATACTTTGATTTAGGATCTTTATAGTTGAATTACTAACCTTGTTCCGGAGATATTAATACACTTCAATGTTAATACGTCGATCACGAACGGAAGGGAATCGATTTTTCACAATCCAAATGCTTAATAATTGTGATATGATTTTTTTGTGTGCTTTGAAGATGAATGTCTCGGCTCTTGTATTTTCTTCCAAGAAccattcctttttttttcttttgNCGTCGGGTCGGGTTAGGCCTCATGGGCAACCCGTTAACCCATTAGTTATTTCTTACAAGGACATTAAATATGAATTCTGATACTTGTACTCATTCAATCACATAAGTACTtaactttttatatttttagccaaaatataaaattttactgTCTTTCTGTCAGTACATATCTGAAGTAACTCTTATATACAAACCACGACTCTCGATTTCACGGAGAAAATAAATCAATagtaacatataaaattttatgaaaagtaaaaaataatgtacTGAGTGTTTTACAAATGCTCTAAAACTGGTAACGatttaactcaaatattttcatgttacTTAGCCGCCCGTCGTGATTTAAATCTAACAAAAGCTTTTACTCTTCACACAGAGGCTACAAAAGGGCAggttttgaaataaaatgtgGAACAGGTATTGATCTTCGGTTGGTCAAGACAGAGTAAAAAAACCTATAGAATCATGAAGTAAAATTTCCATATACAAGGCATGAGGTTAAGAGCATTAGAAAATCCTATTATTTGCAAGATCCATTACGGCTTTCCGAGTGTTGCAGTTTCCTGTGTTTTGCTCAAATAATCGAACTCTTATTATCAGCTGACCATAATTACTTTCAAAACAGTGTGAATTATCTCATAAAAGACAACATATCACTTAACAATTTGGTAATGCAACAGCATGATAATTAAATTCATCATTTCAAGAACTAGGCTGTCAAGATTCTTATTGTTCTTGATCATAAATCAATCAACAAAATGGACAAAGGGACAATTTTTAAGATCTGATCTCTGAATATTGTTTGTTTAATATGCTATAATGCTTGTTGTGCATgtgtacaaattttttattGCATACCTGATGGTTCTGATCCATGTTGAAGgctaaaataacattttaaacccaatatcaattaatataatatacacAAGATATGCACAATTCATTTTCTGCATCTTCGAGTGTTTAATACTCTGGGAGCACGGAACTCGTGCaacataaaatttaattcattttccaGAAGTTATGAGACATTTTTGGTGGAACAGATTCCTTTTGTTTTCATATCTTTAGTCCTTATATATAGCTGGTGCCTAAGAGATCGATTCAACCATTCCATATCTATACTGAATTTCTAACAAAGAGCGAAAAAGAAAACTACATTTAGCCTCACAGATCAGTTTTCAGTTTGCAGCAAAAAGATGTCTAATTTCCATTCTAGATCAAACAGTTTACCATCTAAATCTCATCCGCTAATGGATGAGATTCAAGATCATTTATGCTGGTTAAGGGGCTCAGAAGTCACCTCAGTAAAATCCATATGTTCGAACTTAGCTTGCCTCGTAAATTTGCATGAAGGAATCAAGAATCTGATTCAGTTTCCTTCAATCCAACAAGCCATCTCCCATGACCAATGTGGGACTTGGATCGATGAGATTCTTGAAGGATCACTCAGGCTCCTGGATCTTTGCGGATTTTCGAGAGATGTGGTCTGTTTAACGAAGGATTCTTTTCAAAATCTCGAATCCTCCATCAGAAGAAACAGAGGTGAAACAGCCACAGCAAAGGACATCGATTCTTATGTGGCCTCAAGAAAGAAGATTAACCAAATGGTCAATAAGAACATCAAGAACATGAAGAGTTTCAACCAGAACTTGACACCAGTTTTGGAAAACGCCGAAGATCTTAAAGCCATCGCAAGAGTGTTAAAAGAAATGGAGGCTATTTCTTCCTCGGTTTTGAAATCTATACTGATACTAGTGTCTGGAGCGAAGAGAAGATCAAAACAAAGAAGTTGGTTGTTGCTTTCGAAGCTCACCCAAACTAACCGTGTACATGATGAGATGGAGCAAGAAATGGATGGTGGGGATATGTTGTATGCCTTGAATGTCAACAAGCTGGAAAAAGGGATGGACAAAATTACAAAGCAAACTGTATTGAGGCAGTTGAAATCATCCGAAATGACAATCCAGGAACTTGAAGAGGGATTAGAATCTTTCTTTAGGAGTTTAGTGAAAACCAGAGTTTCTCTTCTTAATGCTCTGAGCCATTAGCCTGTTTTTGACCGCAAGATAAAGCTGTATACTTTTGTAAATAATTAATCTGAAAACTCAATGCTCACTCACCAATAGAATTCAGTTGATGAAATTTTAAACCTCAGCTCTGTTGTCTAAGTTACTTATCCTTTCCCTGCAAGGAGTTTGTGCCACAAAAGTAAAAAAGATTCCAAACGTACATTAAACATACTGGAATAAATTTTGAggggaaaaaaatttgaattacatATAATTTTACTTTTACTTGAAAATACAGGCTTATATATTGATGCTGTTGAAATTttctaaattatatttctcgTCTCTTCTCCTCTCCTCTCGTATTTTTCCCTTGATAAGGTGCACAAGAATCGCATGTATCGAAATTTACTGACACTTCAAAAATAAACGAAATGCGTTAaaagtatttataaaattcatcatcaaaatatataatagtaGCATCTAATCAAATTTATCCTGTTGATAGGTCTACAAAGTCCATTGAAACGTGCAACAGCATGCGGATTAAGAGTGTGATCATTTCCGTGCTGGGTGAGGTTGTCAAGATTCCCCTTGTTCTTAACAAGTGTTTAATATATCATAGATGGCAAATTAccagttttatattgatcaaAATTGAgaattgtaatttatttttccttatAATACATCTATGATTAAAGGAAGCAACGCATGTTCTTCTTTAAATAAGCCACCGTGCATCTTGATTTAATACCGAACCTAAAATGCTTGTTTTTTCCTCGTGTACACTCCATGCAATCTTCCCTCTGTTTCCTGAAGATCATTACCAACACTAACATCAATATTATATCAACCTATTAGCTGTCAAGATACCTTGTGCTTCAATAACAGCACATGTTAATGTAGCAGGGTTCCCTATTATCGAAATTCATCTTTGAACATATACCTTTTTTGTTTCGATTCCCAGAGGTATGTCTTCCTATATATCTGAGGTGCCAAATAGATCGCTTGGATCCTCGGCATGTTGTTCGGAGACTAAAATTTTTAAGCTCAACCAAAAAGCTTCACATAGAGATGGTGAATACGCACGTTAGATCCAACAGTTTTCCATCTAAATTCCATCCCACTATAATCGATGTCGAAGATCGTTTTCACAGGTTAAAGGGTTAGGAAGCTACATCAATATTATCCCCTTCCGTTTGTGCAAACTTGGCAAGCCTCAGAGATTTGAATGAAGCCATCAATAATATGATGAAGCTTCCTCAGCAAGCTCTTTCCTATGAAAAATGTGGAAAGTGGGCCATTGAATTGCTTGATGAGTATCTTGCACTCGTCGATCTTTGTGGATTTGCGACAGCAGAAGTGTGTTTAGTGATAGAATCTGTTCAAGAACTTGAATCGTCGATCAGGAGAAATAGAAGAGAAACTGCAACAACAGAGGGAATCAATCCTTACATGGTTTCAAGAAAGAAGATTAACAAAATTGTCTATAACTACATCAAGAATTTGAAGAGCTTCAAGCAGAATTCGGCAGCACTTCTAGATAAAGGCGATGATTTTAAAGCTATGGCCACAACCTTAAAGAAACGGAAGCATTCGGGTTCTTGGTCCTAAGATCCGTACTGATACTTGTGTCAGGGGAAAAGGGAAGATACAAGAAGAGAAACTGGTCGTTTCTTCCAAAATTCAATCAGACAAACCGCTTACATtctcaaattaagcaacaaaaaGAGGATGAGGGCTCGTGTCATGTGGACATCAACAAATCAGGGAAAAGTATGGCCATTACTGCTGGGCAGAATGTCCTGAATCAGTTGAAGTCATCGGAACTGATAATACAGGAAATCGAAGTGGGATTACAAGATTTATTTAGAAGTGTGGTCGGAACTAGAGTTTCCCTTCTTAACATCCTCAACAACTAGTAGTCCCATTTTGCCTCAAATTTCAGTCAGTTATACATACTCTATAACCTATATGGTTGTGTATATATTGATACAGATTATACTGTAATTATTCACAATATAAAAGATTCAAAACTTAGTGCATTTTTGTTGGCCAAACTTATAATCAGGCATTGTTGAAAGTGCATGTTTAAAGAAGATATGGAATATCTAATCAATTAAAGATGTCCATCTTAACATTTTCactcgaatcttttaacaacaCGAACTTGAATCACTATGTCGCAGAAGGAATATGGGGAATCTGGATTGGATAATAAAAAACTGATTCTTAGTTTTTGTAGCTACAAAGATGCCaggtaaaatcaattaaaaaaagatacatttttacaatttaaatcCAAGATTCTGGACTTGTTTATCAGTCATTTACTAGGAAAAGCGCAAAAAAGAAGTAAAATGAGTCATGAAACTTACTCTTCAATCTCTCATTCTAAGGGAACTCAAACCAAATTCTTGGTCTCCagtaaaaatatattcaatacAAGATCCTACATAATAGAATTCCACGTTAATGATACAATCATGATTGTCTGCCTCTTCATCTTTGATATGATCAAAAAGCAACAATTCTTGTTCTTAAAACATACACGACTCTTTGAATCGTTTTAACATCTTCACCTAGCTTTTCCGAGTAATATAAACGGGCTGATCTATAACATTCTCCCCGCCCATTGATCATTGTATGATCATTCTTTGAAGAAATAACAGTCAATGCATCATAGGCTTACTATTGGAGCTCTTGCTCCATATCACCTGACCATCGATAGCAGTAAGATTCTCATCGTCTAAAAGCTTCCATGTTTTAATAGACTTGACTCCTCCCCATGATCCATTCTCTGTTTTCTCTAAAGACGAAACCACTATTCTTGCTCTCCTAGACCATCCAGCCTTCCCGTAAGCATGGTAGCCGAATCCTCCAGCATAGCATAAATGTATGCCAGCCAACTCACCACAAAAATCATTAAGATGATCGTGACCTGTGAAAACGGCCTTCACATCCCCTGCTGACGCCATGGTTGTGAAAAAGCCAGAGTTCATAGAAGCAGAACTAATTCCTTCTTGTTTCACCCCAGTATAGTTAGATGAATCAAAGCTTGCATATTCGGGCAGCGGGATGTGAAAGTACACAAGCCCTGGAGCAGGACCCTTTTGAGGTTCTGGCTTTTTCATGTAACTCCTCTGCAATAACAAAGCCGGTTGTTTCATGTCAGATAAAAGAATAGCAGCAAAATCGTGAAAGTTTCAAGCAAGAAATTGAGATTATATTATGAAGACTAACAAAGACCCAATAGGACTCTACACATTGCCCACGTCATACCCAGAATGGCTTTCACGC
Protein-coding sequences here:
- the LOC140969676 gene encoding uncharacterized protein, with protein sequence MDEIQDHLCWLRGSEVTSVKSICSNLACLVNLHEGIKNLIQFPSIQQAISHDQCGTWIDEILEGSLRLLDLCGFSRDVVCLTKDSFQNLESSIRRNRGETATAKDIDSYVASRKKINQMVNKNIKNMKSFNQNLTPVLENAEDLKAIARVLKEMEAISSSVLKSILILVSGAKRRSKQRSWLLLSKLTQTNRVHDEMEQEMDGGDMLYALNVNKLEKGMDKITKQTVLRQLKSSEMTIQELEEGLESFFRSLVKTRVSLLNALSH